A genome region from Naumovozyma castellii chromosome 5, complete genome includes the following:
- the SEC31 gene encoding Sec31p (ancestral locus Anc_7.310), with product MVKLAEYSRTATFAWSQDKIPYIVTGTASGTIAADFSNDSTLELWSLLSDPKKDPTPVASITTDARFKDLDWSFDNKFIAGALDDNGKIELFSKEENDTKISLKSLGKFKKHTTAVNTLRFNPKQQNVLASAGNNGEILIWDINKTLSSTDYSPSAPGIAMSTQDEIKSVSWNKSLAHVFASAGDTTTYASIWDLKAKKEVIHLNYTSPKTGLKPNLAVVEWHPKVTTYVATASGSDSDPVILIWDLRNSNMPMTTLEGPHTKGIMSLDWCTKDESLLLSSGRDGIVALWDTKANEVSTTYPTRSQWCFKTKFAPENPDIFASAGFDGQINVNTLQDLTNSQDSQTQADTNKESESEFWNHVSTSTPLEKPTVSKIHAPNWYGNRSPAAQWAFGGKLVKISKDGKGVEIVKPKVQGMECNLKLNEALLTDDYRPLINQRLVKPINDVNEEDWSLLEKLSMDGKTDFLKDAFAFDDEGEEVEDEKPEEALKSSSSGEEFFQSIETKFQPEGKYELKDPLEQKIAQKLVVKNLKQAIKDTLDNELLLEALVIALDSQDTFVKDLVKNAYFTKYADKSSLARVLYSVSKNDIDDMIQNLDINQWKYTVKNIYNLLKDDEAQRNEKLVAIGDRLLEHGERQDALIIYLAASSLDKVASIWLKEFPVLEEKLKLTHKSLYEAHLECITEFVERFTVFSNFVGGNAMINNDALIAKFLEFVSLTAATGNFELASSFLDHLPGDNEQVNTEKERVLIASGKTVKKQLPQTTMSTKTAARRTYTQQPMGTIPQQQQQQSVPMPNTHSGISAYAPPVQAVNQTPYYANANRTASVVHKSNPYAPTGGVQTPHETSFGPPVPGASPLNQAISNPPIQQTIPPPQLQPTSSFITPKNPYAIPQPEQPEQNPSPALMTAAHPLSGQAPHLNRNANDGWNDLSLQMAEKETKPSRAKPIAIGSINSSTQIAQPQRPSIPNNPMTPMSSNPNQPPPPPLSRASSQVYSQSPAAPRRISRASSLIPVNEHVRKPSVKTNNPYAPTVQQAPKPQPNAYTPSSTSTPTPGMGLQQIPPNSPYVGTPQQQPVNPYAPPPAASVAQVNNPYAPSQQPLAPGQAPTGSSSPPKQAPIPPPPTKMTRTRPQQEGPAAVALPPPKAVSTADVSPSPLSTRESSVEPGTVKGQIPPEQQELVNYLKEELGRVTPLVPAAYSKQVKDCDKRLKILYKHLENQDLLTQPTIDKLNHLVALMKEKKYKDAMNIVTDIAINNAQEVGNWLTGVKRLISLADAA from the coding sequence ATGGTTAAGCTCGCTGAGTACTCCCGAACTGCAACGTTCGCCTGGTCTCAGGATAAGATCCCATACATCGTCACCGGTACCGCATCTGGAACAATCGCTGCTGATTTCTCGAACGACTCCACTCTAGAATTATGGTCCCTACTATCTGACCCTAAGAAGGACCCAACTCCAGTGGCTTCCATTACCACAGACGCCAGATTTAAAGATCTCGATTGGTCCTTCGACAATAAATTCATCGCTGGTGCCCTAGATGACAATGGGAAGATCGAATTGTTCTCCAAGGAGGAGAATGACACCAAGATCTCTTTGAAATCACTaggaaaatttaaaaaacaTACCACCGCAGTCAACACATTGAGATTTAACCCAAAGCAACAAAACGTTCTAGCATCTGCTGGTAATAATGGTGAAATTCTTATTTGGGATATAAATAAGACTCTATCTTCCACAGATTATTCTCCAAGTGCTCCCGGTATTGCCATGTCTACACAGGATGAAATAAAATCCGTATCTTGGAATAAATCCTTAGCTCATGTCTTTGCCTCCGCTGGTGACACTACCACCTATGCCTCCATCTGGGATTTGAAAGCCAAGAAGGAAGTCATCCATTTAAATTATACCTCGCCAAAGACTGGATTGAAGCCAAATTTGGCTGTGGTAGAATGGCATCCAAAGGTAACTACATACGTAGCTACTGCATCTGGTTCTGATTCTGACCCTGTCATCTTGATTTGGGATTTAAGAAATAGTAACATGCCAATGACCACTTTGGAAGGTCCACATACAAAGGGAATCATGTCCTTGGATTGGTGTACTAAGGATGAATCTCTTTTATTATCTAGTGGCCGTGATGGTATTGTCGCTCTATGGGATACCAAGGCCAATGAAGTCTCCACAACGTACCCAACACGTAGCCAATGGTGCTTCAAGACCAAATTTGCTCCTGAAAACCCAGATATCTTTGCATCTGCAGGGTTTGATGGTCAAATTAATGTTAACACTTTACAAGATTTAACTAATTCTCAAGATTCTCAAACACAGGCTGATACAAATAAGGAATCTGAATCTGAATTTTGGAATCATGTAAGTACTTCCACCCCCTTGGAAAAACCCACTGTGAGTAAGATTCATGCTCCTAATTGGTACGGTAATAGATCCCCAGCTGCACAATGGGCATTTGGTGGTAAATTGGTCAAGATTTCCAAAGATGGGAAAGGTGTTGAAATCGTGAAACCAAAAGTACAAGGAATGGAATGtaatttgaagttgaatgAAGCTCTATTGACCGATGATTATAGACCTTTAATTAACCAACGTTTGGTTAAACCCATTAATGATGTTAACGAAGAAGATTGGTCcttattggaaaaattatcCATGGATGGTAAGACTGATTTCCTAAAGGATGCATTCGcatttgatgatgagggagaagaagtggaagatgaaaaacCTGAAGAAGCTTTAAAATCAAGTTCCTCTGGTGAAGAATTTTTCCAATCAATTGAAACTAAATTCCAACCTGAAGGTAAATACGAATTGAAAGATCCATTGGAACAAAAAATTGCACAAAAGTTAGTAgttaaaaatttaaaacaagCTATAAAGGATACTTTGGATAAcgaattattattagaagcATTGGTCATTGCCTTGGATTCTCAAGACACTTTCGTGAAAGATCTTGTCAAGAATGCTTATTTCACTAAATACGCTGACAAATCATCTCTAGCAAGAGTCTTATATTCCGTTTCCAAgaatgatattgatgatatgATCCAAAACTTGGATATTAATCAATGGAAATATACAGTCAAGAACATTTACAATCTGCTAAAGGATGATGAAGCGCAAAGAAATGAGAAATTGGTCGCCATCGGTGATAGACTATTAGAACACGGTGAAAGACAAGATGCCctaattatttatttggcTGCCAGTTCCTTGGATAAAGTCGCTTCAATTTGGTTGAAGGAGTTCCCTgtattagaagaaaaattgaaacttaCACATAAATCACTTTATGAAGCTCATCTGGAATGTATCACTGAATTCGTTGAAAGATTTACTGTTTTCTCCAACTTTGTCGGTGGTAATGCCatgattaataatgatgccTTGATTGCAAAGTTCTTagaatttgtttctttaactGCGGCAACTGGTAATTTCGAATTGGCTTCATCTTTCTTGGATCATTTACCTGGTGATAATGAACAAGTCAATACAGAAAAGGAACGTGTACTAATAGCTTCAGGTAAGACAGTCAAGAAGCAATTACCACAAACTACCATGAGCACTAAAACTGCTGCGAGAAGGACATACACCCAACAACCAATGGGGACAAttccacaacaacaacaacaacagtCTGTGCCAATGCCAAATACTCATTCTGGCATTTCAGCATACGCTCCACCTGTTCAAGCTGTGAATCAAACACCATACTACGCAAATGCCAATCGTACAGCATCTGTTGTACATAAATCTAATCCATATGCTCCAACAGGGGGTGTTCAAACTCCACATGAAACTTCTTTTGGCCCACCTGTTCCAGGTGCATCTCCTTTAAACCAAGCAATCTCAAATCCACCTATTCAACAAACAATACCACCACCTCAATTACAACCAACATCTTCTTTTATTACACCAAAGAATCCTTATGCTATTCCTCAACCAGAACAACCAGAACAAAATCCATCACCTGCATTAATGACTGCAGCACATCCACTTTCTGGACAAGCTCCACATCTAAACAGAAATGCCAATGATGGTTGGAATGATCTTTCTTTGCAAATGGCAGAAAAGGAAACTAAGCCATCGCGTGCTAAGCCGATTGCCATTGGTTCcataaattcttcaaccCAAATTGCTCAACCTCAAAGACCATCCATACCAAATAACCCAATGACTCCTATGAGTTCAAATCCTAACcaaccaccaccacctccTTTATCTAGGGCTTCATCACAAGTTTATTCACAATCCCCAGCTGCGCCAAGGAGAATTTCAAGagcttcttctttaattccaGTGAATGAACATGTTCGTAAGCCTTCTGTAAAGACTAATAATCCATATGCTCCAACGGTTCAACAGGCTCCAAAACCTCAACCAAATGCATACACTCCATCATCTACAAGCACACCCACTCCAGGTATGGGACTACAACAAATTCCACCAAATAGTCCATACGTCGGCActccacaacaacaacctgTGAACCCATACGCACCTCCACCAGCTGCTTCAGTGGCACAGGTTAACAATCCATATGCCCCATCACAACAGCCATTGGCACCAGGACAAGCCCCAACAGGTTCCAGCTCTCCACCAAAGCAAGCTCCAAtcccaccaccaccaacCAAAATGACAAGAACTAGACCACAACAGGAGGGTCCAGCTGCAGTTGCTTTACCGCCTCCAAAGGCAGTCTCCACTGCTGATGTGTCACCATCTCCTTTATCTACTAGAGAAAGCAGTGTTGAACCTGGTACAGTCAAGGGGCAAATTCCACCTGAACAGCAGGAATTGGTCAATTActtgaaagaagaattaggTCGTGTGACACCATTAGTGCCAGCTGCCTACAGTAAACAAGTGAAAGACTGTGACAAGAGATTAAAGATTCTTTACAAGCATTTGGAAAACCAAGACCTATTAACCCAACCAACGATAGACAAACTGAACCACTTGGTTGCATTGatgaaggagaagaaataCAAGGACGCTATGAATATCGTTACTGATATTGCTATTAATAATGCTCAAGAAGTAGGAAATTGGCTGACGGGTGTCAAGAGACTGATCAGTCTTGCGGATGCAGCTTAA